Part of the Flavobacterium sp. MDT1-60 genome, TGTTTTTTCTAAAAATAATGCCCCAAAATACGAGCTCGAATACCCTGCATATTGTGCAATTTCATGCAGCGTTATTTTGGTTGTCAGATTATTTTTCATGTAAATGATGCTCATAGGTATTACATCTAAAACTTCAGTGTCAGCCGTTTTTATTTTTAAAAACTGATCAGTATATTTTATGCTGGCTAAAAAGTGTTGCAAACAAATGCTTGCATACTCGAGATTATCAGGATAAAATCCCATTTCTAAATTTTGATAAATCTCTTCAAAAAGATTTAAGCGGTCAGATACTCTGGTGTCGCTTAAATTTATAATTTTTCCAGAAATAGACGCGTGTAAAGAATTGCTAGTACCTTTAAAATGAAGCCAGTAAATACTCCAGGGTTTTGATAGTTCAGCTTCATAACTATGTGCTTTATGTGCGGGAATAATAAAGGCCTGATCTTTAGTAAGTGAAAATTGCTCATTCTCAAATGTGATAAACCCTTTTCCGTTTTCGCAGTAAATTAAAATATGTTCCAACGCCCCTTTTGATCTTTTCCTAAAATGATGTTTTGCATTGGGATAATAGCCAATATGTGTAATAAATAAGTTTTTTGCAATTTCATTCTCCGATTGAAAATTACGCACACTGTAAGGTACTACTATTGCTCTTTCGCCTTTAAAACCATCCGCTATTTGATCCATGTAGAATATTTTGAAATGATATATTTAGAATTACCATCTATCATATTTTAAAAAAAAGTATCAAATGCAAAATTATACTAAACCGTGGTAATTTACATATTATGTATTCTTATTTTTAAAAATCAGGCTAAATTGCCAAATAATGGAGGGTTTAGTCAGATATTTTGTATGTTCTTTATGTAGTTAATTTGAGTTTTTTACTGAAATATTACATTTACTATAAAAAAAGTGTTTTTTTATTTTTAGTATGATAGGTTATTTTGGATAATCATGCTTTTATACATGTTTTATTGAAATATTACATTTTGAAAGGAAAGGTAAGTAACGATATTTGTAAACGATAAATAAATTTAAATATAAAATATATGAGTAAGTATAATTCTTCTTATTTGCTTTTCATCGCACTAGTTTCAGCCATGGGCGGTTTGTTATTTGGGTATGACTGGGTTGTTATTGGAGGTGCAAAGCCTTTTTATGAAGTCTTTTTTAATATTGCAAATTCGCCGTCAATGCAGGGCTGGGTAATGGGAAGTGCTATTTTAGGATGTTTGCTTGGTGTAATGATCTCCGGAAGTTTATCTGATAAATACGGAAGAAAACCTTTAATGATTGTAGCTTCTGTCTTTTTTACTCTTGCAGCAGTAGGTACTGGTATGGCTAATACTATCGAGTGGTTTATTATATGGAGAGTTGTTGGTGGAGTTGGTATTGGAATTGCATCGAATCTCTCACCTATGTATATCGCAGAAATTGCACCAAGTGAATCCAGAGGCAAATTTGTTTCTATCAATCAGTTAACGGTTGTTATTGGTGTGCTTGCAGCTCAAATTGCAAATTGGTTAATCGCAGATCCCATTATAGAAGGACAGGATATTTTGAATTCCTGGAACGGACAATGGGGATGGAGATATATGTTTTGGGCAGGAGCAATTCCGTCCGTTGCTTTTTTTGCTTTAATATTGATTATTCCTGAAAGTCCAAGATGGTTGGCCAGTCAATATAAATATGCCCAAGCAGAATCAATCTTTTCTAAAATTGGCGGAAGCATTTTTGCAGCGCAACAAATAGAAGAACTAAAATCAAGAGTTAGTCTTGTAAAAGAGAACGTAAACTATAAAATGCTTTTTGAAGGCAAAATGCCCAAAATTCTTTTACTCGGAATTGTCATTGCCGCTTTTCAGCAATGGTGCGGTATTAACGTAATTTTTAATTACGCACAGGAAATATTTTCTGCTGCAGGTTATGGCGTCTCAGATATCTTATTCAATATTGTTATTACAGGCTTAACGAACGTAATTTTCACATTTGTGGGAATGTACTTTGTGGACCGATTAGGAAGAAGAACTTTAATGCTTTTTGGATCTATCGGATTAACTTTTATTTATGCTCTATTAGGAGCTTGTTATTACTTTGGAGTAACCGGTATTGCCGTTTTAGCTTTGGTAATTGCAGCGATCTCCTGTTATGCAATGACATTGGCGCCTGTAACCTGGGTAGTTTTATCTGAAATATTTCCAACAAAAATACGAGCAATGGCAATGGCTGTTTCTACTTTTTCTTTATGGACAGCCTGTTTTATTCTGACTTATACTTTTCCATTATTAAATAATAGTCTGGGATCTTACGGAACTTTCTGGCTGTACGGAATTGTTTGCCTGCTTGGATATCTTTTCCTGCGTATTTATTTGCCTGAAACGAAAGGGAAATCCTTAGAAGAAATTGAAAATGAATTGACAAAATAATAAAGCATAATAAGATGGAAAATATAATTTCAGATGTAAATCCAACTCATTCAATTAAAGAAGATTTACGTTCAGGGCAAATAATAAATGAAAATGTACAAGACGAGAAAATCACAGCATACTTAATTCAATCTACGGTTAATGAAGATGGAGTAGTGCGTGTTTGGGAAGAAGATATATTGTTGCCTACTTATCAAATAGGTGAAGAAGAAAAAAATCCAATCTTTCTTGAAAAACGAGTGTATCAGGGAAGTTCAGGAGCAGTTTATCCGTATCCTGTAGTAGAAAAATTATCAGATGAAAAGGTTGATAAATCGTATCATGCCCTATTCATTGAAAATAAATTTATTAAAATAATGATTCTTCCTGAATTGGGAGGGCGCGTTCATATGGCGTATGACAAAGTGAAACAACGCCATTTTGTGTATTACAATCAGGTCATTAAACCTGCTCTTGTGGGACTTACAGGACCGTGGATTTCAGGTGGAATTGAATTCAACTGGCCGCAACACCACCGCCCCAGTACTTTTTTACCAACAGATTTTAGTATCGAAGAAAACGAAGACGGCAGTAAAACGGTTTGGTGTAATGAAGTAGAGAGAATGTTTAGAACCAAAGGAATGCAGGGATTTACGCTGCATCCTGACAAGGCTTACATCGAAATCAAAGTGAAAATATACAATCGTACCGCTTTTCCTCAAACGTTTCTTTGGTGGGCAAATCCTGCGGTGGTTGTGAATGATGGCTATAAATCGGTTTTTCCTCCGGATGTAAATGCGGTATTTGATCACGGAAAAAGAGATGTTTCTAAATTTCCGATTGCAACAGGCGAATATTACAAACAAGATTATTCTGCAGGTGTTGATATTTCGAAATACAAAAATATTCCGGTTCCAACATCTTATATGGCGGTGCAGTCCAAATATAATTTTGTGGGAGGTTATGAAGATGATGCACAAGCGGGATTACTGCATGTAGCCAATCATCATGTATCGCCTGGTAAAAAACAATGGACTTGGGGTAATGGCGATTTTGGATTAGCATGGGACCGCAATTTGACTGATAAAGATGGGCCGTATATTGAATTAATGACGGGCGTTTTTACAGACAATCAGCCTGATTTTTCGTGGTTACAAGCTTACGAAGAAAAGTCCTGGGTACAATATTTCATGCCCTATGCTGAAGTGGGTTATGTAAAGAATGCAACCAAAGATGCCATCATCAATATTGAAGTTGAGGGCACGGAAGCCGATTTAGTTTTATACACCACAAGCCTTTATGAAAATTTAAAGATAGAATTGAAAGACAAAGAGAATACAGTTTTATTTCAGGATGAAATTACAATTTCGCCTGTAAATCCGTATAAAAAAAGAGTTTCGATTGGAAATGTTTTATCAGAGCATTTAGTCTTTACAGTTTATAGTTCTGACGGAAAAATTTTGGTTCAGTATCAGGAAGAAAAATCAGAAATAAAACCCGTTCCGGATCCTGCAAAAGCGGCATTAGACCCAAAAGAGATTGCATCAATGGAACAGCTTTATTTAACAGGTCTGCATTTGGAACAATACAGACACGCGACTTACAACCCGCTGGATTACTATTTTGAAGCCTTAAACCGGGATTCAAAAGATGTAAGATGCAACAATGCTGTTGGTCTTTTATTATTAAGACGAGGACAATTTGAAAAAGCGGAAGCTTATTTTAGAACGGCAGTTGAGGTTTTGACAGAACGTAATCCCAATCCAATTGATGGAGAACCGCTTTACAATCTGGGATATTGTTTAAAATTACAGGGAAAACATGATGAGGCTTACAATTCTCTTTTTAAATCGACCTGGAACGCTGCCTGGCAAGATGCCGCCTTTTACGCGCTGGCGCAAATTGACAGCATAAAAGGAGATTGGACAGAAGCTTTAGAAAGAGTAGAATCATCTCTAATTCGCAATTGGCACAATCATAAAGCACGTCAGTTGAAAGCGTCTATTTTAAGAAAATTAAATAGAAATCAGGAAGCTTTAGCGTGGATTGAAGATTCCCTCAAAATCGACCGTTTTAATATGGGATGCCGTTTTGAGAAATATTTGATCACAAAAGATCAGACTGTAGTAAGTGAAATGAATACAATCATGCGTCAATGGCCGCACGGTTATATCGAGTACGCACTTGACTTTGCCTCAGCCGGATTGTACCAGGAAGCGAGTGAGTTATTGCAGGAATCGATACAAGATACCGAGAACGTTTATCCAATGGTATATTATACTTTAGGTTATTTTTCTTCGATAGAAGGAAATACAAATACAGCAATTGACTGGTATAAAAAAGCAGCCGTACAGTCGTCTGAAAAATGCTTCCCTAACCGAATTGAAGAAGTGAATATTCTGCAAGATGCCATTCGATTAAATCCTGAAGATGCAAAAGCACCTTATTATTTAGGGAATTTCTGGTATGCATTTCGTCAATACGATGAGGCTGTCAAGAATTGGGAATTGTCATTTAGCATAGATGCGAAGTTTTCAACTTTACTACGAAATCTCGCATTGGCTTATTTCAATAAAACAAACAATAAAGTGGCAGCACAGGAAATGCTGGAAAAAGCTTTTGCTTTAGACACAACAGATTCAAGGATTTTTATGGAATTGGATCAGCTTTATAAAAAAATAGGTAAATCTCCTGAAGATCGATTGGAAATTTTGAATCAATATCCTGATTTAGTAGAAGAACGCGACGATTTGTGCATAGAACGCATCACGCTTTACAATCAGGCAGGAAAATATGCTATTGCAAAAGATTTGATTTCGAAACGAAAATTCCACCCCTGGGAAGGAGGAGAAGGAAAAGTAACCGGAGAATACACCTTATGCAGAGTAGAATTGGCAAAAATTGCCATAGCAGAAAATCGTTTTGCAGAAGCCTTACAGTTATTGAAAGAAACCGAATTTTATCCGCATAATTTAGGAGAAGGTAAACTTAAAAATGCCGAAGAAAACGAAGTATTTTATTATAAAGGACTAGCCTATAAAGGACTTGGAGATGTAGAAAACGCCACTGCCAATTTTATGCAGGCTACTCTTGGATCATCAGAACCGGTTCAGGCTTTTTTCTATAACGATCAACAGCCGGATAAGATTTTTTATCAGGGATTGGCTTGGCGTGAATTAGGAGATGAAGATAAGGCCCGCAGCCGTTTCAACAAATTGCTTGCACATGGCGAAAAATATTTGTTCGAAAAATGCAGAATCGATTATTTTGCAGTTTCGTTACCGGATCTTGCTATATGGGAAGATGATTTAAATATTCGAAATCAGGCGCATTGTTATTATGTAATGGCGCTAGGTCATAGCGGATTAGGGAATGAAACCGAATCTGAAAAATATTATCAAAAAGTGAAACAGTTAGATCAAAATAAACAGACATTTCGCAAATAGAAAAATAGTTTTAACTCGTTGGGAGTAATATTATTAACACATAGTGTAGGATTGTTTGTTAATTATAACCAACGCGTTATTTTATTATAATGCCATCTAAATAGTATATAGAAATAATTATAAAATGGAAAGAATGCAAATCAAATCTATTATAACATCAGTTTTGCTTTTACTTTTTCTCTGCTCCTGGGATTCCGAAGACAGAAGGATAATGAATATAGCCGGCGATTGGACTGTTCAGCTTGACAGCACCGATATTGGGCTTCAGAATGGCTGGCAGAATAAGCGTTTTTTGCAATTAATGAAATTGCCGGGAACTACAGATGATGCCGGAATTGGAGTTCCAAACAAGCTAAAACCAAGTTTAGAAAAACTTCAAATGAGCCATTTAACCAGAAAAAATAGTTATTTGGGCGCAGCCTGGTACACTCGTGAAATTACAATACCGAAAGATTGGAAAGGAAAAAAACTTATTTTAAAACTGGAACGTGTTATTTGGAAAACAAATGTCTGGATCGATGGTAAAGAATTAGAAACTGGACAAAACAGCCTGATTGCACCTCATTATTATGATCTTTCAGGATATTTAACTGCCGGAAAAACACATCGCATAACTATTCGGGTTGATAATCGTAAACAATTTGATATCAGTGTAGATAATATGGCGCATGCCTATACTAATGAAACGCAAATCATTTGGAACGGTATCATTGGCAAAATGGAAATTGAGGCATTTGATGCTGTTCGTATTGCAAATTTACAGGTAAAACCAGACATAAAAGCAGGAAAAGCAAAGTTGACTTTAGTACTAAATAACAATACTAAAAAATTAGACAAAGGAGTTTTAGGAATTACTGCGGTACATAAAAAAAGTAAAGTCGCTGTTGATGCACTTCAAAAAGATATCCAGATTAAAGCGGGACAATCTGTGTTGGAAGTGGATTACGATATGGGCAAAGATGTAAAACTATGGAGTGAATTTTCTCCTGAGTTATATGAACTGAAAGCGGAGCTGAAAGCAGGAAAAAATAAATCAGAAACGGCTGTAGATTTTGGAATGCGCAGTTTTTCTAAAAACGGATCGGTTTTGACGATAAATGATCAGCCTGTATTTTTAAGAGGAACATTAGAATGTGATATTTTCCCGCTTACAGGACATACGCCAATGGATAAAGAAGGCTGGAGAAAAGTATTTGGAACAGCAAAAAACTGGGGATTGAATCATTTGCGTTTTCACTCCTGGTGTCCTCCGGAAGCTGCGTTTGAAGTAGCAGACGAAATGGGATTTTATCTTCAGGTTGAATTGCCGGTGTGGACGTTAAAAATTGGAGAAGATCAAAAAACAACCGATTTTTTATATGCCGAAGCCCAACGAATGATCGATGAATATGGTAATCATCCTTCCTTTTGCATGTGGTCAATGGGGAATGAATTACAAGGCGATATAACAGTTTTAACAAAATTAATGAATAGTTTAAAGGAGAAGGATAGCAGACATCTTTACACAACAACTTCTTTTACTTTCGAAAAAGAACATGGCGTTTGGCCGGAACCTGAAGATGATTTTTTCATTACGCAATGGACAAAAAAAGGCTGGGTACGCGGGCAAGGTGTGTTTAACAGCGAATCGCCAACATTCAATAAAGATTATGTTACTTCTGTGGAAGGAATGACAGTGCCTTTGATAACACATGAAATAGGACAGTATGCAGTCTATCCTAAAATAGATGAAATTGCTAAATACACAGGAGTTTTAGATCCCATCAATTTTAAATCGGTTAAAGAAGATTTAGAACGCAAAGGACTAATCAGCAAAGCCTCAGATTATACAAAAGCCTCAGGTAAATTGGCAGTAATACTTTATAAAGAAGAAATTGAAAGAGCGCTAAAAACAGCCGGAATAAGCGGATTTCAATTGTTAGATCTACATGATTTTCCAGGACAGGGAACGGCATTAGTAGGGCTTTTAGATGCTTTCTGGGATAGTAAAGGCTTAATTTCGGCAGAAGAGTTCAGAGAGTTTTCAGCTCCGTTGGTACCACTTTTACGTTTTGCAAAAGCAACTTACTTAAACAATGAATTATTTGACGCTTCTTTAGATGTAAGTAATTATGGGGAAAGCAGTTTGAAAGATCAGCAAATCGAATGGAGTATCAACGACGGAAATGCTGTGTTAGCTTCCGGCAGTACAAAAGCAACAATTGCGCCCGGATACAATCATAAAGTTTTAAATATAAACGAAAGCCTTCAAAAGATAATTAAAGCAACCAAATTAACAATTAAAGTAAATCTAAAAGGGACACACTATAAAAACCAATGGAATGTTTGGATCTATCCTCAAAAGCAAACTATTGATTACGGAAAAGTTGTTTATACCCGAAGTCTTGATGAAGCGTACAAATTGCTAAACGCAGGTAAAAAAGTATTACTAAATCCGGATTGGAAAAAAATTAAAGGTATCGAAGGAAAATTTGTTCCTGTATTCTGGAGTCCGGTTCATTTTCCAAAACAAGCCGGTACCATGGGCGTACTTTGTGATCCTTCGCACAGGGCTTTAGCCGATTTTCCAACCGACATGCATACCGATTGGCAATGGTGGGATTTAAATGTAAATTCTACTACGTTAATAAT contains:
- a CDS encoding AraC family transcriptional regulator, yielding MDQIADGFKGERAIVVPYSVRNFQSENEIAKNLFITHIGYYPNAKHHFRKRSKGALEHILIYCENGKGFITFENEQFSLTKDQAFIIPAHKAHSYEAELSKPWSIYWLHFKGTSNSLHASISGKIINLSDTRVSDRLNLFEEIYQNLEMGFYPDNLEYASICLQHFLASIKYTDQFLKIKTADTEVLDVIPMSIIYMKNNLTTKITLHEIAQYAGYSSSYFGALFLEKTSFTPMEYYNQLKIQKSCSLLQFSTMKIKEIAYHLGYYDPFHFSKSFRLVMEISPREYRLRYKSQV
- a CDS encoding sugar porter family MFS transporter, producing MSKYNSSYLLFIALVSAMGGLLFGYDWVVIGGAKPFYEVFFNIANSPSMQGWVMGSAILGCLLGVMISGSLSDKYGRKPLMIVASVFFTLAAVGTGMANTIEWFIIWRVVGGVGIGIASNLSPMYIAEIAPSESRGKFVSINQLTVVIGVLAAQIANWLIADPIIEGQDILNSWNGQWGWRYMFWAGAIPSVAFFALILIIPESPRWLASQYKYAQAESIFSKIGGSIFAAQQIEELKSRVSLVKENVNYKMLFEGKMPKILLLGIVIAAFQQWCGINVIFNYAQEIFSAAGYGVSDILFNIVITGLTNVIFTFVGMYFVDRLGRRTLMLFGSIGLTFIYALLGACYYFGVTGIAVLALVIAAISCYAMTLAPVTWVVLSEIFPTKIRAMAMAVSTFSLWTACFILTYTFPLLNNSLGSYGTFWLYGIVCLLGYLFLRIYLPETKGKSLEEIENELTK
- a CDS encoding DUF5107 domain-containing protein; this translates as MENIISDVNPTHSIKEDLRSGQIINENVQDEKITAYLIQSTVNEDGVVRVWEEDILLPTYQIGEEEKNPIFLEKRVYQGSSGAVYPYPVVEKLSDEKVDKSYHALFIENKFIKIMILPELGGRVHMAYDKVKQRHFVYYNQVIKPALVGLTGPWISGGIEFNWPQHHRPSTFLPTDFSIEENEDGSKTVWCNEVERMFRTKGMQGFTLHPDKAYIEIKVKIYNRTAFPQTFLWWANPAVVVNDGYKSVFPPDVNAVFDHGKRDVSKFPIATGEYYKQDYSAGVDISKYKNIPVPTSYMAVQSKYNFVGGYEDDAQAGLLHVANHHVSPGKKQWTWGNGDFGLAWDRNLTDKDGPYIELMTGVFTDNQPDFSWLQAYEEKSWVQYFMPYAEVGYVKNATKDAIINIEVEGTEADLVLYTTSLYENLKIELKDKENTVLFQDEITISPVNPYKKRVSIGNVLSEHLVFTVYSSDGKILVQYQEEKSEIKPVPDPAKAALDPKEIASMEQLYLTGLHLEQYRHATYNPLDYYFEALNRDSKDVRCNNAVGLLLLRRGQFEKAEAYFRTAVEVLTERNPNPIDGEPLYNLGYCLKLQGKHDEAYNSLFKSTWNAAWQDAAFYALAQIDSIKGDWTEALERVESSLIRNWHNHKARQLKASILRKLNRNQEALAWIEDSLKIDRFNMGCRFEKYLITKDQTVVSEMNTIMRQWPHGYIEYALDFASAGLYQEASELLQESIQDTENVYPMVYYTLGYFSSIEGNTNTAIDWYKKAAVQSSEKCFPNRIEEVNILQDAIRLNPEDAKAPYYLGNFWYAFRQYDEAVKNWELSFSIDAKFSTLLRNLALAYFNKTNNKVAAQEMLEKAFALDTTDSRIFMELDQLYKKIGKSPEDRLEILNQYPDLVEERDDLCIERITLYNQAGKYAIAKDLISKRKFHPWEGGEGKVTGEYTLCRVELAKIAIAENRFAEALQLLKETEFYPHNLGEGKLKNAEENEVFYYKGLAYKGLGDVENATANFMQATLGSSEPVQAFFYNDQQPDKIFYQGLAWRELGDEDKARSRFNKLLAHGEKYLFEKCRIDYFAVSLPDLAIWEDDLNIRNQAHCYYVMALGHSGLGNETESEKYYQKVKQLDQNKQTFRK
- a CDS encoding glycoside hydrolase family 2 protein, translated to MQIKSIITSVLLLLFLCSWDSEDRRIMNIAGDWTVQLDSTDIGLQNGWQNKRFLQLMKLPGTTDDAGIGVPNKLKPSLEKLQMSHLTRKNSYLGAAWYTREITIPKDWKGKKLILKLERVIWKTNVWIDGKELETGQNSLIAPHYYDLSGYLTAGKTHRITIRVDNRKQFDISVDNMAHAYTNETQIIWNGIIGKMEIEAFDAVRIANLQVKPDIKAGKAKLTLVLNNNTKKLDKGVLGITAVHKKSKVAVDALQKDIQIKAGQSVLEVDYDMGKDVKLWSEFSPELYELKAELKAGKNKSETAVDFGMRSFSKNGSVLTINDQPVFLRGTLECDIFPLTGHTPMDKEGWRKVFGTAKNWGLNHLRFHSWCPPEAAFEVADEMGFYLQVELPVWTLKIGEDQKTTDFLYAEAQRMIDEYGNHPSFCMWSMGNELQGDITVLTKLMNSLKEKDSRHLYTTTSFTFEKEHGVWPEPEDDFFITQWTKKGWVRGQGVFNSESPTFNKDYVTSVEGMTVPLITHEIGQYAVYPKIDEIAKYTGVLDPINFKSVKEDLERKGLISKASDYTKASGKLAVILYKEEIERALKTAGISGFQLLDLHDFPGQGTALVGLLDAFWDSKGLISAEEFREFSAPLVPLLRFAKATYLNNELFDASLDVSNYGESSLKDQQIEWSINDGNAVLASGSTKATIAPGYNHKVLNINESLQKIIKATKLTIKVNLKGTHYKNQWNVWIYPQKQTIDYGKVVYTRSLDEAYKLLNAGKKVLLNPDWKKIKGIEGKFVPVFWSPVHFPKQAGTMGVLCDPSHRALADFPTDMHTDWQWWDLNVNSTTLIMDAIVGGNPIVEMVDNFANNRKLASLYEGSVKSGKLIVASFDLNTDLEKRPVAKQMLISILKYMNSAAFNPEEIKNPEVLKTILADQKEKGKEAAISIY